The Mycosarcoma maydis chromosome 17, whole genome shotgun sequence DNA window TGAGGTCAGCATATCGAATGAGGACAGAGGTCGGACTGGAAGCTCGATATGGTGTGACAGAAGAGCCAGGTACGTTGGCGGACGGAGACAAGATGGAGATGATGGCGAATGGAGCAAGATGTACAGACAATCACGCACTTTGCACctgtcgatgctcgaaCTGAGTCGACATTCACAATCTGACATTTGCGACTTGTGATTGCTGAAGGCAGTGAATGATGGTGAATTGACACTTTGACCACGGACGATAAAGATATTATACTCTGAATGTTTTAGCCGGGCCGggccaagccaagccgagcCAAGCCGAGCCGTTCAATCAATGGAACTGGAGCGACTTTGGAATTAAGCGAGAGTAAGCAAGCAAGTTTGCATTCTGGTATCATCTGTGTACCAGCAGCATCCGCCGATAGCGGCAGTTTTGACGAGATGCGAGATGAGTCAAGCTGCAGGCACCAAGAGACGGAAGCCCTTGACGATTTTGTAAGGGGAACAAAGCGGCAGAATTGGACCATGACTCTATTGCATCTGTCATAACACTCGTGAATGGTTACACCGTTACGCATGGTTGTTGAATGTTAGCAGCTTCCTTTGCCACCTGTTTGGCGTTGTGATAACGAAAACCTTGACATTCACAATGACAATCACACGtcacaattgtgaattggTGCAACACCTTGGTGCTAGGTGTTGGCTTGCCGATGCAGAGCTTTGACAGACATTGAACGGCTCACTTGTGGCTACAAACAAGGATTGAAAGGCACAGTTGGCATttgttggcgttgctgtTTCTTGGTTGAAACGCAAGGAACTCGAGTCGCCAAGCGTCAAGGTTGCACAAACTCGACGTGAACTCGTTCGAAGCGACGTGGACATGTCGGCGAATTCTTGATTGGCCGACGCTGGTCACTGGAAACAAGGTGCAAATAGGCGTATATGTCGGGACCAGGGTGATACTCTTTGACAACTTTACCCGCCAAggtgattgacgattcacgattgtggttGACGATGGATGATTAGATTAAtaaccacgaatcgtgaataacttACTCGTCACtgtaattcgtgattggctgTATTGGACAAGTGGAATGATGCGGTTGTGGGGTTTGCGAAGCGTGATTCGTCTAAGGCATGCACGCTTCacaattcatgattcacgattacgCATCCGAAGCACGACTCGATGGTGAAATCGGTACGTTATGCGCGTGCTTCCACAGGGTCCAAAGAACAACAACCGACAAGCATGCACGGCGAGGTGGTCTTGTGtctcactcacgactcacgactctaCCtatgcacgattcacgattcacgattcacgattcgactCACGCATGCGTCCACGCTCTCAAAAGTAAATGCTGTGAGCAAGCCAAGTCTAACACAGAACCATGTGGCATATGGGTTGCGGCGCACAGCTGAAATCACGAAGtacgaatcacaatcacgaatcgtgaattcacgattggttgGGGAGCAAACAAACGTCGATGATTGTGGAAAGCGCGAAGAGGTAAAAACTCGCCGTCCTAATCACCGTCgagagaatcacgaaatcacgaatcacgaatcacgaatcacgaatcacgaatcacgaatcgtgaaatcgtggATGACTCGCGGACCAGGAAGCAGCGCCCGCACAGACGCTttgaaatcgtgaatacgtCGACATTGGTCACAAGTGGTTCTCACACTTTCTGTTCCGACACTGACGACTGGTGCCATCTTTGTTCGCAACCCACCATCGTAAGCCACTTGACAGCCGAACGAGAACGCACGTCGAGCATTTGCACGAAGCAAGCAGTGCGCGCATGACACGCGTCCTCTCTGCAACCTGGTTCCATTTGCCCAAGCGCTTGCTGCCAACGATCGGACGAAGCATCATGACATCTTGTTCAGCTGCTGACCGGACGCGATGGGCCACACATCGAGCGCAACGCATCCACCAAGAGCTCGATTCGGGAGTCGACGTATGGTCGCTCTTCAACCCGGTCGTTTTCCCCACGGCGATCAATCTCGGTCAAGGCTTTATGAATTGGCAACCGCCGTCGTACATTCTCGATACGCTCACGCACGAGTTTGCAAACCGCGTCGATCTGCATCATTACTCGCATCCAAAGGGACGTGCTCGATTGAGGCAGGCGATCAGTGACTTTTACTCGTCGCAGTTTCATCTGCCTCGTGGTGCAGCGGAGGAGGTGCCGATCGAGGTGGGAAAGCAAAGAGCAGCGGGTCACCggaagctcgacgtcgaaacCGAGATTCAGATCACGAGCGGCGCTAACGGTGGCATCTACTCGGTCATGGGTGCCTTTATCAacgatggcgatggagTGGTGTGCATTGAGCCGTTCTTTGACCAGTACAATGCCGAGATCCTGTTTCACGGTGGAAAGCCATTGTACGTTCCACTGCTCCCACCAGCGGCGAGCGGTACGTCGCACATTGATGCCAATGACTGGACGCTGGACATGGCGCATCTTGAACGCGTACTTTcgcaagcgtcgacgaaAGCGCTCATTCTCAACACGCCGCACAATCCGGTTGGCAAAGTGTTTTCGCACGCCGAGCTGGCGAGCATTGCCGAGCTGTGCGTCAAGTACGACATTCTCGTGGTAGCAGATGAGGTGTATGACTGTCTGACATTTGACGGTCAACCACATACGCGCATTGCGTCGTTTAGCGGTATGTGGGATCGAAGCGTGACTGTGGGATCGGCAGGTAAGTCGTTTGCCTGCACCGGTTGGCGTGTAGGCTGGCTGATCGGACCGGATCATCTCATCGCCCCGTCGCGTGCTGTCCATACACGCATCACTTTCGCCGTCAACTCATCCGCCCAAGAAGGCGCCGCCATCGGCCTCGAATCCGCCGATTCTCATCACTTTTTCCAATCGCAAATCAACCAATACGCTCATCGAAGACAACTCCTCTCAAATGCACTAGACCAAATCGGTCTCTCTTACACCATCCCCCACGGCGGCTACTTTATCATGGCCGACGCAACCAAGATCCAAATCCCCGACACTTGGATCGAATCCAACAACGTCCCCGATGCAATCCTCAACAAACCTCAAGATTATCTCAAGGCCTGGTTCATCGCCAAGGTCTGTGACGTCGTTGTGATCCCCGCCACTGCCTTCTATGCCGAAAAGGGCGCAGAACAGGTCGGAAAGAACTACGTCAGGTTCAGCTTTTGCAAGGACGACCAGATCGAACAGGCGGCTCCAAGGCTGAAAAAGTTGATTCCGTATCTGACCAAGTGAACTTCCACTGTATAGAGTACATAGACGCTGCAATGAAATGCAATGCTGCAATCCCGTGCTGGCAAACCATGGACGCGTCTAGCcatccaatcacgaatgcactGGTGTGAAGAGACAGCACGTTGAGCATCAACTGGTTTGACTGTCAACGACGATCACGCCTTCCACTCGAGTCTAGTGTCGGTCAAGCTATTCggctcgatcttgacgtCCTGCGTACGCACTCTCGGATGCGGCTTCctgtcgtcgttgctgaCAAGGCCTCGCCTATCAATCCAGCTGTCCAGCTGAACGCTCCTCCAACCTAATGCATTCCTCACATTCGTCTTCTTACTCGCCGTCGCAAAAGGGTTCGGATCTTTGTACCTCGGTTGCAACACTCCAAGCTTCTCGAAAGCCGTTCTGATTGCCAGCCTGGCCGTTGCACTCGTTGCGCCCTTGCCACCTTGGTGTGCACCGTACATTGATGCATCGTCAGCGTGCGtaccgagctcgacttgcttcTGACCTCCACCGTACTTTCTACTGGTATTGATGCGGATCTGCTCGACCGTGCTCCggttgagcagcaccagcctGACGTGGTAGGTGAACAAGACCAGTACTGGAGCTGTAGCGCCAACACAGAGCAGGAAAAGAAGCGCCGAAACCGGACTTTGCTTGAGCGCTTGTTGCAAACTCAAGCCGCGCGCTGTGACGTCGCCGTTTGCGCTCGGATATCGATAGCCGCTGTGCCTAGTCATCAGGACAAGCCTGGCTGTTGTACATGCCACCACGTAGAGCGCCGATAAGATCGAAGTCGAGAGAAATACCATGAAAGAAACATAGTTTCTCCTGCCAATGCACGTGTTGAGGTAGGTGCAGTGATGGTCGATGTTCTCGACACAGTTATCACACACCCTGCAGTGACTCGAGCGTGGTGGACGGTAGGTTCCACACGTCTCGCACCACTTTACTTGGACCGTTTGGCCTCGAATCCTCAACACGCGCTGCACGGGGATAGCCAGTGCATCTTCCGGATCCACGAGAGCGTGACGACCCGATTCGAATGGCGTGTCGGCCAACACGCAGGGCGGGTCCGGATCCAGGTTGCGAGGCAGGATGCCCGGATCGCGGAAGGCGGTGACGAGCATGTTGACGATGGCTTGCAGGTAGACGTAGGAGAAAGtggcgacgatggcggGTGAGATGTTGAGCGTGAGCCAAGCCGCTTCAAAGCCGTAGAACAGTgcgccgaggaggagcaggaagACAAACGAGAGGACAAAGGGAAGCGGATTGTCGGACGACGTGATGAGCAGACCGCAGAGCAAAAAGTTATTAGAGCCTTGGTGAGTGCGATAGTTGCGCAGACGTTTGACTGGCTCGGTTGTAGCAGCGCTGGTGGGAGGCGTAGCGGTTGTACCGTTGACTATGTTTGCGTTTTGTGTAGACGAGCGACGTTTCGCCGATGGCAGAGATGCGCGTTGTTCGGCAACAGGATGATTCGACTTTGTTGTGGTCGGAGCTGTGTCGAATCCGAGACCTGCAGTGTGCGTCGAGTGGTCGTTGCTAGGATTGGGACTACCGGTGGTCGTGGCGTCCGGAATGGCTCGTGCAGGCAGTAGCGGATCAGtgctcgccatcaagcGCACCACGGACCGCGGTGAGGGATGAGTCGACGATGTCGGGAAGCCATCACTCGCATCCAACGGATGCAATGGCACCGTACCATCCGTTGTCTGACTGTATGTGCGATCAACGCCACTGGACGCATTCGGATTGCGTTGACTCGACGAATCGATGGAATGAGCCTCGGGCGCGAAACCCCATGGACTGGGCGACCTTGTGTGGCGCACTGGTGCACGCATAGGCAAGGTACTCCTCTCGAGCACCTCTTGTTCGGCGTGCTGTGCCGGTGAAGCAGTAGAGTAAAAGGAAAGAGGGGTTGTGCTGCGACCAGCACCggtcgaggaagcggaagcgagCAGGTTGCTAGTCGAATTGCGAGCCGCCGGTTTCTGGGGAGCAAAGAAGGCGGCTGGGGGCAGAATGGATCCGGAGCGGTCCTTTGCAGGGTCACGTTTGATAAAAGAGGAGTTGTCCTGGTCGTACTTGCGCAGCGCGAGCGAGCTGCCGGGACGCGATCTGGGTTGGGAGGAGgtggcatcgtcgtcgtcgtcgtcttgggAGCGGAATGCGTGCGGAGTGGAAGCACGACTGATGCTGTAGGCGAGTtgatcgatctcgaccgaAAGACGACGCGTAGTGGAGGAGCGATTAGCAGCTGCGGTGGCTGCGTCACGAAGACGAAGTTGCGgatcgtcgtgcgtgataGCGCTTGCACTGCTGTGCCTGGACAAGGACGAAAGCGGACGGGAAAGATCGACAGATTGCCGTTTGTAGGAAGAGCGTCTGCGCGGTATACTAGTGAGAGCAGGTACGGAAGCGTCGGGAGCATCGTTGAGCGTTGTTTGCAGAGCATCTGCAGATGCACCGCGCGTTATGGACGCCTGAAACGGCGATGTAGCACCGAGGGAACGGTCGGCGGCGCGAGAAGGAGTGCGCTGGCTGCGAATGTCCAGGTCGCTATCGAGGTCTGGCTGGTCATAGCCTTGGCTGGCATCGTCAAAGGCGAGCGAGTCTTCCGTGTCTTGATAGAAGCTTGCATGGGCACTTTGAAATGAGGAGCGACGTGTGGTAGCATACGTGTAGTTGGACAGACGAGAAGACGAGTTGAGAGTGCGCGAAGAAAGGTGCAAGACGGAATCGGCGAGCGTTGTGGGTGGTTCGACGCTAGCTGGGCGACTCGATTGCTGCGCAGCATGTGCGGCTTGCGAATAGGACATTGTGTTTGGGCCAGCTACGCCGATGGCCGCCTAGTGGTGGCTTTGAGCAGAAACGTTGACTGCGGCAACAGGccaagtgcaagtgcaagtgcaaTTGCAAGTGCAAGCTCAAGCGGCTATGTCACCGCTGGCGCTGCACTTGGCGTTGCACTGCGACTTGATCGCGGCTTGAACGAGCGGGGAAAGCCTCTCGGTGAGATGAAAGCTCGGTATCCGCGGATGATCGAGGTGGGCTGTAAAAGCGGTTGCTCCACTCGTGCACGGTGACTTGCGTGTTggacactcgtgactcgcaCGACGgctgactcgtgaatcgactcgtgactgtgataTGCTGAGAGATGCCtcttcgtgattcattcgaccaacgaatcacgaatgcttcT harbors:
- a CDS encoding uncharacterized protein (related to BNA3 - Arylformamidase) — encoded protein: MTSCSAADRTRWATHRAQRIHQELDSGVDVWSLFNPVVFPTAINLGQGFMNWQPPSYILDTLTHEFANRVDLHHYSHPKGRARLRQAISDFYSSQFHLPRGAAEEVPIEVGKQRAAGHRKLDVETEIQITSGANGGIYSVMGAFINDGDGVVCIEPFFDQYNAEILFHGGKPLYVPLLPPAASGTSHIDANDWTLDMAHLERVLSQASTKALILNTPHNPVGKVFSHAELASIAELCVKYDILVVADEVYDCLTFDGQPHTRIASFSGMWDRSVTVGSAGKSFACTGWRVGWLIGPDHLIAPSRAVHTRITFAVNSSAQEGAAIGLESADSHHFFQSQINQYAHRRQLLSNALDQIGLSYTIPHGGYFIMADATKIQIPDTWIESNNVPDAILNKPQDYLKAWFIAKVCDVVVIPATAFYAEKGAEQVGKNYVRFSFCKDDQIEQAAPRLKKLIPYLTK
- a CDS encoding uncharacterized protein (related to ERF2 - subunit of a palmitoyltransferase), which gives rise to MSYSQAAHAAQQSSRPASVEPPTTLADSVLHLSSRTLNSSSRLSNYTYATTRRSSFQSAHASFYQDTEDSLAFDDASQGYDQPDLDSDLDIRSQRTPSRAADRSLGATSPFQASITRGASADALQTTLNDAPDASVPALTSIPRRRSSYKRQSVDLSRPLSSLSRHSSASAITHDDPQLRLRDAATAAANRSSTTRRLSVEIDQLAYSISRASTPHAFRSQDDDDDDATSSQPRSRPGSSLALRKYDQDNSSFIKRDPAKDRSGSILPPAAFFAPQKPAARNSTSNLLASASSTGAGRSTTPLSFYSTASPAQHAEQEVLERSTLPMRAPVRHTRSPSPWGFAPEAHSIDSSSQRNPNASSGVDRTYSQTTDGTVPLHPLDASDGFPTSSTHPSPRSVVRLMASTDPLLPARAIPDATTTGSPNPSNDHSTHTAGLGFDTAPTTTKSNHPVAEQRASLPSAKRRSSTQNANIVNGTTATPPTSAATTEPVKRLRNYRTHQGSNNFLLCGLLITSSDNPLPFVLSFVFLLLLGALFYGFEAAWLTLNISPAIVATFSYVYLQAIVNMLVTAFRDPGILPRNLDPDPPCVLADTPFESGRHALVDPEDALAIPVQRVLRIRGQTVQVKWCETCGTYRPPRSSHCRVCDNCVENIDHHCTYLNTCIGRRNYVSFMVFLSTSILSALYVVACTTARLVLMTRHSGYRYPSANGDVTARGLSLQQALKQSPVSALLFLLCVGATAPVLVLFTYHVRLVLLNRSTVEQIRINTSRKYGGGQKQVELGTHADDASMYGAHQGGKGATSATARLAIRTAFEKLGVLQPRYKDPNPFATASKKTNVRNALGWRSVQLDSWIDRRGLVSNDDRKPHPRVRTQDVKIEPNSLTDTRLEWKA